From Pseudoalteromonas rubra, one genomic window encodes:
- the rlmB gene encoding 23S rRNA (guanosine(2251)-2'-O)-methyltransferase RlmB, producing MSNELIFGFHSIEAILSTTPERFLEIYALKGRDDKRLNAVVNEARKFGISVQFMQRKALDNKANGEQHQGIIANVKAARVLNERDLDEILTRESTPFFLVLDGVTDPHNLGACLRSADAAGAHALIVPKDKSAKLNGTARKVACGAAETVPLIQVTNLARTLRDIKEAGVWVVGTAGETDTELFDASLTGPIAVVMGAEGDGMRRLTREHCDVLVKIPMVGTVSSLNVSVATGICLFEVLRQRNAQ from the coding sequence TTGAGTAACGAATTAATTTTTGGTTTCCATTCTATTGAGGCCATTCTATCCACCACCCCTGAGCGCTTTTTAGAGATCTATGCCCTCAAGGGGCGGGATGACAAACGACTTAATGCGGTCGTCAATGAAGCACGTAAGTTTGGTATTTCCGTGCAGTTTATGCAGCGTAAAGCGTTGGATAATAAAGCCAATGGTGAGCAGCATCAGGGGATCATTGCCAATGTAAAAGCCGCCCGTGTACTCAATGAGCGCGACCTGGATGAGATTTTAACCAGAGAATCGACGCCGTTCTTTTTAGTCCTCGATGGTGTGACGGATCCACATAATCTCGGCGCCTGTTTGCGCAGTGCTGATGCCGCTGGTGCGCACGCATTGATTGTGCCCAAAGATAAATCTGCCAAGTTAAATGGCACGGCCCGCAAAGTGGCGTGTGGCGCAGCGGAAACCGTCCCGCTGATCCAGGTGACGAATTTGGCCCGTACACTCAGGGACATCAAAGAAGCGGGTGTCTGGGTAGTTGGGACCGCAGGTGAGACAGACACTGAACTGTTTGACGCCAGCCTTACAGGCCCCATCGCAGTGGTGATGGGTGCTGAAGGCGATGGTATGCGCCGTCTGACTCGCGAGCACTGTGATGTGTTGGTAAAAATTCCGATGGTTGGTACTGTATCCAGTCTCAACGTGTCTGTGGCCACCGGGATCTGTTTGTTTGAGGTGTTGCGTCAGCGCAATGCACAGTAA
- the rnr gene encoding ribonuclease R codes for MSKQDPYLSREQEKYDNPVPSREFILDHIQKSNNKTNFNQLCQDLKVFEDERQIAFKRRLRAMERDGQLFFNKFKCYVIPTDDGLVKGRVIGHRDGFGFLEVEGEAKDWFITKYQMDRVLHGDWVLAKAGSRGSGGKVDARIVRVLEKERAPIVGRFFVEHGMAVVVPEDPRLTQDIIVLPGSENGARHNQMVQVQITQSPSKQMNAVGKVTEVLGDHMAPGMEIEVALRNHEIPYEWPQAVLDQVAEHGEFVAEPDKLGRVDLRDLPLLTIDGEDARDFDDAVYCERKKSGGWRLWVAIADVSHYVPKGSALDKEAISRGNSVYFPEQVVPMLPKVLSNGLCSLNPQVDRLCMVAEMTVSEAGRLSGYRFYEAVMNSHARLTYTKVHAMLQGDEALREQYSALYPHISELHQMYMALKSERQARGAIEFETLETRFVFNAHRKIESIVPVVRNDAHKLIEECMILANVSAARLLEKHEASALFRVHDQPDPEKLSQFRLFLQDLGIESTLGHEPTPLEITEALAGLGERPELELIQTMLLRSMKQAVYQPDNIGHYGLALKAYAHFTSPIRRYPDLVVHRAIKGILAEQGQQVSGAYVYESDEADKLGEQCSMTERRADDATREVADWLKCEFMQDHVGDEFTGVISSVTNFGLFVRLDELQIDGMIHVSNLGHEYFHFDGAKHCLIGEHSRSVFRLGDKLSVVVNSVSLDERRINLTLAEEAVPDRYARRRRKATTESAGKSVRAQLKDGKIPGKDKKDSKAGKDATAVKSDGKKPKKGKKTTPKGKAKKAKQAATLTGKKKTKKSASKTKAKRPGKNARKRNKSSAGA; via the coding sequence ATGTCTAAACAGGATCCTTATCTCAGCCGAGAACAAGAAAAATACGACAACCCGGTGCCCAGCCGTGAGTTCATTCTTGACCATATTCAAAAAAGCAATAACAAGACTAATTTCAATCAGCTTTGTCAGGACCTCAAAGTCTTCGAAGATGAACGACAGATTGCCTTTAAGCGGCGCCTCAGAGCCATGGAGCGTGATGGCCAGCTGTTTTTCAACAAGTTCAAATGTTACGTGATCCCAACGGATGATGGTCTGGTCAAAGGTCGGGTGATTGGCCACCGTGATGGCTTTGGCTTTTTGGAGGTGGAAGGCGAAGCCAAAGATTGGTTTATCACTAAGTATCAGATGGACAGAGTATTGCACGGAGATTGGGTGCTGGCGAAAGCAGGCTCCAGAGGCTCCGGTGGTAAAGTGGATGCACGCATTGTGCGGGTACTCGAAAAAGAGCGCGCACCGATAGTCGGGCGCTTCTTTGTTGAGCATGGGATGGCAGTCGTAGTACCGGAAGATCCGCGTCTGACGCAGGACATCATTGTGCTGCCGGGCAGCGAAAATGGTGCCCGTCACAACCAGATGGTTCAGGTTCAGATCACCCAAAGTCCCAGCAAGCAAATGAATGCAGTGGGTAAGGTGACCGAAGTACTGGGCGACCATATGGCGCCAGGGATGGAGATTGAGGTCGCGTTACGAAACCACGAAATCCCCTATGAGTGGCCACAAGCTGTGCTTGATCAGGTTGCAGAGCATGGTGAGTTTGTCGCCGAGCCGGATAAACTCGGTCGAGTCGATTTACGTGATCTACCACTGCTCACCATCGATGGAGAAGATGCCCGAGATTTCGATGATGCGGTTTACTGTGAGCGCAAAAAGTCCGGCGGCTGGCGTTTATGGGTCGCCATTGCCGATGTGTCGCACTACGTGCCTAAAGGCAGTGCGCTCGATAAAGAAGCCATCTCTCGGGGGAATTCAGTGTACTTCCCAGAGCAAGTGGTGCCTATGCTGCCCAAAGTCCTGTCTAACGGCTTATGTTCTTTGAACCCGCAAGTAGACCGTCTCTGTATGGTGGCCGAGATGACAGTGTCCGAAGCGGGTCGTTTGTCAGGGTATCGCTTTTACGAAGCAGTGATGAATTCTCATGCGCGTCTGACCTATACTAAGGTGCATGCGATGTTACAGGGCGATGAAGCCTTGCGTGAACAATATAGCGCACTGTACCCACACATCAGTGAGTTACATCAGATGTACATGGCACTGAAGTCTGAGCGTCAGGCCCGGGGTGCCATTGAATTCGAAACCCTGGAGACGCGTTTTGTCTTCAACGCACACCGCAAAATTGAGTCCATCGTACCTGTGGTACGTAATGACGCCCACAAACTGATTGAAGAATGTATGATCCTGGCCAATGTGTCGGCAGCGCGGTTGCTGGAAAAACACGAAGCCAGTGCGCTGTTTCGGGTGCATGACCAGCCCGATCCGGAAAAACTCAGCCAGTTCAGGCTATTCCTGCAAGACTTAGGGATCGAAAGTACCCTGGGTCATGAGCCAACGCCTTTGGAGATCACTGAAGCCCTGGCTGGCCTGGGTGAGCGTCCGGAGCTGGAACTGATCCAGACCATGCTATTACGCTCGATGAAACAGGCTGTTTATCAACCGGATAACATTGGTCACTATGGTCTTGCGTTGAAGGCGTATGCACACTTTACCTCGCCCATCCGGCGTTATCCGGATCTGGTGGTGCACCGTGCGATTAAAGGGATCCTGGCGGAGCAGGGACAGCAAGTGTCTGGTGCTTATGTGTATGAAAGCGATGAGGCTGACAAGCTCGGTGAGCAATGTTCAATGACAGAACGTCGCGCCGACGATGCGACTCGCGAGGTAGCGGACTGGCTCAAGTGTGAATTTATGCAAGATCACGTGGGCGATGAATTTACGGGTGTGATTTCATCCGTCACCAATTTTGGTTTGTTTGTCAGGCTTGATGAGTTACAAATCGATGGCATGATCCATGTCAGTAACCTGGGCCATGAATATTTCCATTTTGATGGCGCGAAGCATTGCCTGATCGGGGAGCACAGCCGCAGTGTCTTTAGACTCGGTGATAAGCTGAGTGTGGTCGTGAACTCCGTGAGCCTGGACGAGCGACGCATTAACCTGACACTGGCCGAAGAGGCGGTACCAGATCGGTATGCCAGACGGCGTCGTAAAGCGACGACAGAAAGCGCTGGCAAAAGTGTACGTGCGCAGTTGAAAGACGGCAAGATCCCGGGCAAAGACAAAAAAGATAGCAAAGCTGGCAAAGACGCGACAGCTGTAAAAAGCGACGGTAAAAAACCGAAAAAGGGTAAGAAGACCACGCCTAAAGGCAAGGCTAAAAAAGCCAAACAAGCAGCCACTTTGACCGGTAAAAAGAAAACCAAGAAAAGTGCCAGCAAAACCAAGGCAAAGCGTCCTGGTAAAAACGCGCGTAAAAGAAACAAATCGAGTGCGGGAGCATAA